In Scomber japonicus isolate fScoJap1 chromosome 21, fScoJap1.pri, whole genome shotgun sequence, one DNA window encodes the following:
- the csrnp1b gene encoding cysteine/serine-rich nuclear protein 1b, whose product MSGLLKRKFEEVDEDPCYSSPSSLSSACSGWDSEGESCYSDTLDSTPSNPSSPATNFNTTSILKKSKRARRGNVTFDQVTVFFFPRCQGFTSVPSRGGCTLGMMQRHSALRTYTLAEFAVEQRLLRREKFLNRLREEKLEALKLKLTKNGTQESEEAEQLTVDDIPEQDIDIGGANLDEGSFLQPYPSKRRYALLKAAGVKKIDKEEKRQLHELRISRENCGCDCQGFCEPETCSCSLAGIKCQMDHSSFPCGCTKDGCGNTEGRIEFNSTRVQTHYIHTIMKLELEKRLEEQSSTEEEEENTSEATLLQTTPHGSLGLPIQAEHPSIPAVPSFPFNSDLAAAGENSCSSDMTDLSDSSGQSEYSEVGESLCEHRTQLDVDEKGLSRILSFSDTENCSRSSRDGGDKNSNNTCCPDQRQVQQQPSTEAFSSFSMVDFADENDNIDVALLDSANDHTDNRATAISELLDENANQGNALFHSSSVPHTPSPTIDRSASYNMDLSLSSESDLEFFDGFPCLGPSSLYNSLKEYEHMDNFFQFQLPSYPSLPPASDPGTCLLESLIGLSESVPEPPATFTDNQLLEEAMKLSVMESVKV is encoded by the exons ATGAGTGGGCTTCTCAAGAGGAAGTTTGAGGAGGTGGATGAGGACCCATGCTACTCCTcgccctcctccctctcctctgcctgCTCAGGCTGGGACTCGGAGGGGGAGAGCTGCTACTCGGACACCCTGGATTCCACTCCCAGCAACCCCAGCTCCCCAGCGACAAATTTCAATA CAACATCCATCCTCAAGAAATCAAAGAGGGCGCGACGGGGCAATGTTACCTTTGACCAGGTGACGGTGTTCTTCTTTCCTCGGTGTCAGGGCTTCACTAGTGTTCCCAGTCGAGGAGGATGCACTCTGGGTATGATGCAGCGCCACAGCGCGCTCCGCACATACACACTTGCTGAGTTTGCTGTGGAGCAGCGGCTCCTACGCCGGGAAAAATTCCTCAACAGACTCAGGGAAGAGAAACTGGAGGCTCTCAAACTGAAG CTGACTAAGAATGGAACCCAGGAGAGCGAGGAGGCGGAACAGTTGACGGTAGACGACATCCCTGAACAGGACATCGACATCGGTGGAGCCAACCTTGACGAAGGCTCTTTCCTCCAGCCTTACCCGTCTAAACGTCGCTACGCACTGCTAAAAGCAGCCGGTGTGAAGAAGATCgacaaagaggagaagaggCAGCTGCACGAGCTGAGGATCTCCAGGGAGAACTGCGGTTGTGACTGTCAGGGCTTCTGTGAGCCAGAGACCTGTAGCTGCAGCCTGGCTGGCATCAAATGTCAG ATGGACCATTCCTCCTTCCCATGTGGCTGTACCAAGGACGGCTGTGGGAACACAGAAGGTCGCATTGAGTTTAACTCCACCAGGGTACAGACGCATTACATCCACACTATCATGAAGCTGGAGCTGGAGAAGAGGCTGGAGGAGCAGTCTAgcacagaagaggaggaagagaacaCGAGTGAAGCCACCCTATTGCAGACTACCCCTCACGGATCCCTTGGTTTACCCATTCAGGCCGAACACCCCTCCATACCCGCAGTGCCCTCCTTCCCCTTTAACTCAGATCTGGCGGCAGCTGGAGAGAACAGTTGCAGCAGTGATATGACAGACTTATCAGACTCTTCAGGTCAGAGTGAGTACTCCGAGGTAGGCGAGAGCCTGTGTGAGCATCGCACCCAGCTGGATGTCGATGAAAAAGGCCTTAGCCGTATCCTCAGTTTTAGCGACACAGAGAACTGCTCAAGAAGTAGCAGGGACGGTGGGGATAAGAACAGTAATAACACTTGCTGCCCAGATCAACGGCAAGTGCAACAGCAGCCGTCTACCGAGGCATTTAGTAGCTTTAGCATGGTGGATTTTGCTGACGAGAATGACAATATAGACGTTGCATTGTTGGACTCTGCAAACGATCACACAGACAATCGAGCAACAGCCATCTCAGAACTTTTGGATGAGAACGCCAACCAGGGAAATGCCCTGTTCCATAGCAGTAGTGTGccacacacaccctcccccACCATCGATCGCTCAGCGAGCTATAACATGGACTTGAGCCTCTCCTCAGAGTCAGACCTAGAGTTCTTTGATGGTTTCCCCTGCTTGGGGCCCAGCTCACTCTACAACTCCCTCAAGGAGTACGAACACATGGAcaacttttttcagtttcagttgcCTAGTTACCCCAGCCTCCCTCCGGCTAGTGACCCCGGGACCTGCCTTCTGGAGTCACTGATTGGCCTTTCAGAATCTGTCCCAGAACCCCctgccacatttacagacaATCAGCTGTTGGAGGAAGCCATGAAATTGTCTGTGATGGAGTCTGTGAAAGTTTGA